From [Clostridium] symbiosum, a single genomic window includes:
- a CDS encoding diguanylate cyclase, which translates to MTGNWIWVPYTALGCYLYLLLSLLAAKKNRAIQSFIILLCAMTCWTEGSLMMRLLSWPGYEFWYHASVFGLLFTVYSFYYCVSVLVGVEKPPHLWLWLIVLLAAGTANAATGCFVPAPAVQLSPEGGRIFIYEMSPAVVFLFLICLLVIGDALRLYIESHADQRTKKQLIPLFVGYGGILVGHLLICVPVFAGIPFDILSGIFNALCIFRVFRKKHLVRLTLLLSRNNCYLLATGLTMLALFHWFDAIEETLLRFFPQAAGNITLLISAASVLVTLIIYEFTRFVIDRMFVWDETVRAEKLREFCFDVSQSLNEAEILGYIFRIILNNTPTERVYACMLKEDGYHIYDSSTGEVKKGMKFSGKLVTDIQNHPGCMSVRELERMNAFYKISEEERRLLKEKKIGCLVPLGNDGFAGFLALRTKSVGTDFRYYRYEEIAFLESVESIASMALKNAELYEEARIEARTDMTTGILNRRAFYEILDEKCAEKKTKFSLLLINLDDFKLFNQLYGVSSGDTAIRAIAQLLAQTAGKESQAARYGGKEFAVILPDKTAEEAERVARRLMFGLGRVNTGRGGLELNILTASCGICSFPDGADTAEALLTHAEMAVYHVKQHGKNDVMIYREGKTEIEEKGKEEIYSSYASAIFALTAAIDTKDHYTFNHSKNVAYYATRLALLLNKNSDFVEVIREAALLHDIGKIGIPEDILNKPGRLTDEEYKVMQSHVESSIGIIRYLPSLNYVIPAVICHHERYDGKGYPRRIAGTDIPLSGRILCIADSFDAMVSRRSYKEPYPLEKAISIIIEEKGAQFDPELADVFVEGVKAGNITVQ; encoded by the coding sequence ATGACAGGCAACTGGATTTGGGTGCCGTATACGGCATTGGGATGTTACCTGTACTTATTGCTGTCCCTGCTGGCAGCAAAGAAAAACAGGGCAATCCAATCATTTATTATTTTACTTTGTGCAATGACATGCTGGACGGAAGGATCCTTAATGATGCGTCTTTTGTCCTGGCCTGGATATGAATTCTGGTATCATGCTTCTGTATTTGGCCTTCTTTTCACAGTGTATTCATTTTATTACTGTGTCAGTGTGCTGGTGGGAGTGGAGAAACCGCCTCATTTATGGCTGTGGCTTATTGTTCTTCTGGCGGCCGGCACAGCGAATGCCGCAACCGGCTGCTTTGTGCCGGCGCCTGCAGTGCAGCTTTCGCCCGAGGGAGGCAGGATTTTTATTTATGAGATGTCTCCGGCTGTCGTTTTTCTCTTCCTGATTTGTCTCCTTGTTATCGGGGATGCACTCCGGCTGTATATAGAAAGCCATGCCGACCAGAGAACGAAGAAACAGCTTATCCCACTTTTTGTCGGTTATGGAGGGATACTGGTGGGACATCTGCTAATCTGTGTTCCGGTATTTGCCGGAATTCCGTTTGATATTCTGTCGGGGATATTTAATGCGCTGTGCATTTTCAGGGTGTTCCGGAAAAAACATCTGGTCCGTCTGACCCTGCTCCTGTCCAGGAATAACTGCTATCTTCTGGCCACCGGGCTGACCATGCTTGCACTTTTTCACTGGTTTGACGCCATAGAGGAGACACTTCTCCGGTTCTTTCCGCAGGCCGCCGGTAATATAACGCTACTGATCAGCGCGGCGTCGGTGCTTGTGACGCTGATTATCTACGAGTTTACCAGATTTGTAATCGACAGGATGTTTGTCTGGGACGAGACGGTGCGGGCGGAAAAATTGAGGGAATTCTGTTTTGATGTATCACAGTCACTCAATGAGGCCGAAATACTGGGATACATTTTCCGCATCATTCTTAATAATACGCCGACGGAACGCGTATACGCCTGTATGTTGAAAGAGGACGGATACCATATCTACGACAGTTCTACTGGAGAGGTTAAGAAAGGGATGAAGTTTTCCGGAAAACTGGTAACGGACATCCAAAATCATCCGGGCTGCATGTCCGTCAGGGAACTGGAGAGAATGAACGCCTTTTATAAGATAAGCGAAGAGGAGCGGCGGTTATTAAAGGAAAAGAAAATCGGCTGTCTGGTGCCTCTGGGCAATGACGGGTTTGCCGGTTTTCTGGCGCTCCGCACCAAATCAGTGGGAACGGATTTTAGATACTACCGGTATGAGGAGATTGCATTTCTGGAATCGGTGGAATCAATCGCATCGATGGCCCTTAAAAACGCCGAATTATATGAAGAAGCCAGGATTGAGGCCAGAACCGATATGACGACCGGGATTCTGAACAGAAGGGCATTTTACGAAATACTCGATGAGAAATGCGCGGAAAAAAAGACGAAGTTTTCTCTCCTTCTCATTAACCTGGACGACTTTAAACTCTTTAACCAGCTCTACGGAGTGTCAAGCGGAGACACGGCCATCCGTGCCATTGCACAGCTTTTAGCCCAAACAGCCGGAAAAGAAAGCCAGGCGGCCAGATACGGGGGAAAAGAATTTGCAGTGATTCTGCCGGATAAAACGGCGGAGGAAGCGGAAAGAGTGGCACGCAGACTGATGTTTGGCCTCGGCAGGGTGAATACGGGACGCGGCGGGCTGGAACTCAATATCCTGACGGCAAGCTGCGGTATCTGTTCCTTTCCGGATGGGGCTGATACGGCGGAAGCGCTGCTGACTCATGCGGAGATGGCGGTATACCATGTAAAACAGCATGGAAAAAATGACGTGATGATTTACCGGGAAGGCAAGACTGAAATAGAAGAAAAAGGCAAAGAGGAGATTTATTCTTCCTATGCCTCTGCGATTTTTGCGTTGACCGCTGCCATTGACACGAAAGATCACTATACCTTCAACCATTCGAAGAATGTGGCCTATTATGCTACGAGACTGGCGCTGCTGCTGAACAAAAACTCCGATTTTGTTGAAGTAATCCGGGAGGCGGCTTTGCTCCACGATATCGGAAAAATCGGTATACCTGAGGACATTCTGAACAAACCGGGACGCCTGACCGATGAGGAGTATAAAGTGATGCAGTCCCATGTGGAGAGTTCCATCGGCATTATCAGGTATCTTCCTTCCCTGAACTATGTGATCCCGGCCGTTATCTGCCACCATGAGAGATATGACGGAAAAGGGTATCCAAGGCGGATAGCGGGAACCGACATTCCGCTGTCGGGCCGCATCCTCTGTATTGCCGACAGCTTTGATGCGATGGTTTCCAGACGTTCCTACAAAGAACCTTATCCTCTTGAAAAAGCAATCTCTATAATAATAGAAGAAAAAGGGGCGCAGTTCGATCCGGAACTGGCCGATGTCTTTGTGGAAGGTGTAAAAGCGGGAAACATCACGGTGCAATAA
- a CDS encoding manganese catalase family protein: protein MWNYEKRLQFPVSIKTCCPKTAQLIISQFGGPDGELAASMRYLSQRYSMPCKKTAGLLTDIGTEELAHMEMICAMIYQLTKNMTTEDARTAGFDAYYVDHTSALWPTAAAGVPFNACEFQSKGDAITDLTEDLAAEQKARTTYDNLLRIITDPDVRAPLQFLRARELVHFQRFGEALENLKTTMDSKNYYYFNPEFDKKFVR, encoded by the coding sequence ATGTGGAATTATGAAAAACGGCTTCAGTTTCCAGTCAGCATAAAAACCTGCTGTCCGAAAACGGCACAGCTTATCATCAGCCAGTTCGGCGGACCCGACGGCGAGCTGGCCGCGTCCATGCGTTATCTTTCCCAGCGTTACTCCATGCCATGTAAAAAGACGGCCGGACTGCTGACCGACATCGGTACAGAGGAGCTGGCCCATATGGAAATGATCTGCGCCATGATTTACCAGCTTACAAAAAATATGACAACCGAAGACGCCAGAACGGCCGGTTTTGATGCCTACTATGTCGACCATACCAGCGCTCTGTGGCCAACGGCGGCGGCCGGAGTGCCGTTTAATGCATGTGAATTCCAGAGCAAGGGAGACGCCATCACCGATTTAACGGAGGATCTGGCCGCCGAGCAGAAAGCCAGAACCACCTATGATAACCTGCTGCGGATTATCACGGATCCGGATGTGCGCGCTCCGCTCCAGTTCTTACGTGCCAGGGAGCTCGTCCACTTCCAGCGGTTCGGAGAAGCGCTGGAAAACTTAAAAACTACGATGGATTCCAAAAACTATTACTATTTTAACCCGGAATTCGATAAAAAATTTGTCCGCTGA
- a CDS encoding spore coat protein CotJB, with product MTDRTTLLKEIDEVSFAVNDVTLYLDTHPDCADAISFFNEMAPKRASLMQEFAANFEPLTIDCISKNGGLTDHFTWLDGPAPWEGGAL from the coding sequence ATGACCGACAGAACCACACTTTTAAAAGAAATCGACGAAGTCAGCTTCGCCGTCAACGATGTTACGCTTTATCTGGATACCCATCCGGACTGCGCGGACGCCATCTCCTTTTTTAATGAAATGGCCCCGAAACGCGCCAGTCTGATGCAGGAATTTGCAGCTAATTTTGAGCCGCTTACAATCGACTGTATCAGTAAAAACGGCGGTCTTACCGATCACTTCACCTGGCTTGACGGCCCAGCGCCCTGGGAAGGAGGTGCTCTCTAA
- a CDS encoding spore coat associated protein CotJA, whose translation MSPANDYKAKECNCQQILAIASVPIQPWIQPRELSLALERGTIFENLDFPFYIGGEQK comes from the coding sequence TATAAGGCAAAAGAATGCAACTGTCAACAGATATTGGCTATCGCTTCTGTTCCAATTCAGCCCTGGATTCAGCCAAGGGAACTTTCCCTTGCCCTGGAGCGCGGAACCATTTTTGAAAACCTGGACTTTCCATTTTATATAGGAGGTGAGCAGAAATGA